Proteins encoded together in one Qingshengfaniella alkalisoli window:
- a CDS encoding MBL fold metallo-hydrolase: MVQAEAQQVIELEPGLRVVRASNPSPMTFSGTNTYLLGQRDIAVIDPGPNLDMHLEAILSALQPGQRVTHIAVTHSHLDHSALAVRLAEEVGAPTYGFGPWDAGRSALMTEMLEAGLDLGGGEGVDKCFIPNIRLCDRETIQMDGETLVALWTPGHMSNHLSFQWGGRIFTGDLVMGWATSLISPPDGDLAAFLQSCRTLAGLNSDRLYPAHGQPIKNPNARIDWLVEHRRRRHAQILKTLSRDVMSLSEIAREIYHDLPPLMLPVAKRNVFAHLIKMHQDAEIVAAPHLSPQANFTLRQNA, encoded by the coding sequence GTGGTGCAGGCCGAAGCTCAGCAGGTAATTGAACTGGAACCCGGGCTGCGCGTGGTGCGTGCGTCAAATCCATCGCCGATGACGTTCTCGGGGACCAATACCTACCTGCTTGGACAACGTGATATCGCGGTCATTGACCCGGGACCGAATCTGGACATGCATCTGGAAGCAATCCTGTCGGCGCTACAGCCTGGCCAAAGGGTTACTCATATTGCGGTGACCCACAGTCATCTGGATCATTCTGCATTGGCAGTGCGGCTGGCTGAAGAAGTCGGCGCTCCAACCTATGGTTTTGGCCCGTGGGATGCAGGCCGCAGTGCCTTGATGACCGAAATGCTGGAAGCGGGGCTGGACCTCGGCGGTGGTGAGGGCGTCGACAAATGCTTCATTCCGAATATCCGTCTGTGCGATCGGGAGACGATTCAAATGGATGGCGAAACGCTGGTCGCATTGTGGACGCCCGGACACATGTCGAACCATCTGTCGTTTCAGTGGGGCGGGCGCATCTTTACCGGTGATCTGGTGATGGGATGGGCAACGTCACTGATTTCACCGCCTGACGGTGACCTCGCCGCGTTCCTGCAGTCCTGCAGAACCCTGGCCGGTTTGAACAGTGATCGACTTTATCCGGCTCATGGCCAGCCGATCAAGAACCCGAACGCGCGAATCGACTGGCTGGTCGAACACCGGCGGCGACGCCACGCGCAAATTCTTAAGACCTTGTCTCGAGATGTCATGAGCCTGTCCGAAATCGCGCGAGAGATTTATCACGACCTGCCGCCATTGATGTTACCGGTCGCGAAGCGCAATGTCTTCGCCCATCTTATCAAGATGCATCAGGATGCCGAGATTGTCGCCGCTCCACATTTGTCACCACAGGCAAATTTTACTTTGCGGCAGAATGCGTAA
- a CDS encoding phage portal protein — MFNFFKRNKPEPEETRSISAGGFTAQVMGAREAYISGQSGLGELTATVQSAVSLWENALSAADVEGTDLITRRDMALAARSLALRGEAIFYIGDDGLLPASDWELSTRNGKPHAYRLSLYETGGSYSVTALAAEVIHLRIGADPVAPFYGVSPLRRASLSADLLHTLETALAEVYGNAPLGSSVLPFPESPETDLEVLASGFRGRRGRVMLRESVQAAAAGGAAPAQDWSPNDLSPHIDRTMVTENLKAAKGAILNVYGVLPALVADNAQGPLVREAQRHLVQWTLQPIAMCIAEELTEKLGTTVEIDTARPLQAFDAGGRARAAATIVQAMAMAKEAGVDPDAAMKLVDWD, encoded by the coding sequence ATGTTTAATTTCTTCAAACGCAACAAGCCCGAACCAGAAGAAACCCGGTCTATCTCTGCCGGTGGATTTACCGCGCAAGTGATGGGTGCGCGTGAGGCTTATATCTCTGGGCAATCCGGTCTGGGTGAACTGACAGCAACCGTGCAGAGTGCCGTATCGCTTTGGGAGAACGCCCTGAGCGCCGCTGACGTGGAAGGCACCGACCTGATAACCCGGCGCGACATGGCGCTTGCTGCAAGGTCGCTTGCCCTGCGTGGTGAAGCTATCTTTTACATTGGCGACGACGGTCTGTTGCCCGCATCGGATTGGGAATTGTCTACCCGCAACGGTAAGCCCCATGCCTATCGGCTGTCGCTCTATGAAACGGGTGGCTCCTACAGCGTCACGGCCCTTGCTGCGGAGGTTATCCATCTTCGTATTGGTGCCGACCCTGTAGCGCCGTTCTATGGCGTCTCTCCGCTTCGCAGGGCGTCCCTGTCTGCCGACCTGCTGCACACGCTGGAAACGGCGCTTGCTGAGGTCTATGGCAACGCGCCGCTTGGTAGTAGCGTCTTGCCATTCCCGGAAAGCCCGGAAACTGATCTGGAAGTGCTGGCCTCCGGGTTCCGTGGGCGTCGTGGTCGCGTCATGCTGCGGGAAAGTGTTCAGGCTGCCGCTGCTGGTGGTGCTGCTCCTGCGCAGGACTGGTCGCCTAATGACCTGTCGCCGCACATTGACAGGACGATGGTCACGGAGAACCTGAAAGCGGCGAAGGGCGCGATCCTGAATGTCTATGGCGTCCTGCCTGCACTGGTTGCTGACAACGCTCAGGGGCCGCTTGTGAGGGAAGCACAACGTCATTTGGTTCAGTGGACCTTGCAGCCGATTGCCATGTGCATTGCCGAGGAACTGACAGAGAAGCTTGGCACCACGGTTGAGATCGACACGGCTAGGCCGCTCCAAGCCTTCGACGCTGGCGGGCGTGCGCGTGCTGCGGCGACGATTGTGCAGGCGATGGCGATGGCGAAAGAAGCTGGCGTTGATCCTGACGCGGCCATGAAGCTGGTTGATTGGGACTGA
- a CDS encoding HNH endonuclease, with product MRGRSYSRAGAAIYRTQRWAAVRKQAKDRDDWKCVTCGNRGRLEVDHIVAIRDGGAPYDLSNLQTLCVRCHSRKTRLEMGFPDKSPERKEWDALLKKKLPDF from the coding sequence TTGCGTGGGCGTAGCTATTCCCGCGCCGGGGCTGCGATATACCGGACCCAACGATGGGCTGCGGTCAGGAAACAGGCCAAAGACCGCGACGACTGGAAATGTGTCACCTGCGGCAACCGGGGCCGTCTAGAGGTGGATCATATCGTTGCCATTCGCGATGGTGGTGCGCCTTATGATCTAAGCAACCTGCAAACGCTTTGCGTGCGGTGCCATTCCAGAAAGACCCGTCTGGAAATGGGTTTTCCCGATAAATCGCCGGAGCGAAAAGAATGGGATGCCTTACTAAAGAAGAAGCTGCCCGATTTTTAG
- a CDS encoding phage major capsid protein has protein sequence MLQSVKLQKRQSEIRQSLAELANKDEITEDEQRSIDKLDKEYQATEAKYRAALISEDETRKEAGEELETRSEKEWSDMMDRFEVRQVAMALDTGEKLTGATKEIIEELRSHGSYQGLPLPLAALEQRAGETVSGDLFSPKATRNIIGRIFPNSVASKLGVQSVNIPQGTAEWPVATAGAVTGWQADELSDVGAATAYQTTEATVSPDNTLGAQMVLTRKSLKQTGQGLENAVRQDMSAAIAVALDDAIINGSGAAGQPLGIVPGAATYGITSTDMAAVAPDWAAFRAEVISFMEANAITDPSQVKLAFPPAIWGEMDDALISGTAVSELDRMTKHGVSPVLANQLTAGSAILTTTVNGVAPAFVGMWGAVDMIRDPYTRAASGQLVLTGLVTADVTVARGLQTRILTNFA, from the coding sequence ATGCTGCAAAGCGTTAAACTACAGAAACGCCAATCGGAAATCCGGCAATCGCTGGCCGAGTTGGCTAATAAAGATGAAATTACCGAAGATGAACAGCGTTCCATTGATAAGCTGGACAAAGAATATCAGGCCACAGAAGCGAAATATCGCGCCGCTCTGATTAGCGAAGACGAAACCCGGAAAGAAGCTGGCGAAGAACTGGAAACCCGTTCGGAAAAAGAATGGTCCGATATGATGGACCGTTTCGAGGTTCGCCAAGTCGCTATGGCGCTGGATACCGGCGAAAAGCTCACCGGAGCGACCAAAGAAATCATCGAAGAACTTCGCTCTCATGGCTCTTATCAGGGTCTGCCTCTCCCCCTTGCCGCTCTGGAACAACGCGCTGGAGAAACTGTATCTGGCGACCTGTTCAGTCCCAAGGCGACCCGCAACATCATCGGGCGCATTTTCCCGAATAGCGTTGCGTCTAAACTTGGCGTTCAGAGCGTCAACATCCCTCAAGGCACCGCAGAATGGCCGGTTGCGACCGCTGGCGCTGTCACTGGCTGGCAGGCCGATGAACTATCGGACGTTGGCGCTGCAACGGCTTATCAAACCACCGAGGCTACCGTATCGCCGGACAACACCCTTGGCGCTCAGATGGTCCTGACCCGGAAGAGCCTTAAGCAAACGGGCCAAGGTCTAGAGAATGCGGTGCGTCAGGACATGAGCGCAGCGATTGCCGTTGCCCTGGACGACGCGATTATCAACGGCTCCGGTGCTGCTGGTCAGCCTCTGGGCATCGTTCCCGGTGCGGCAACCTACGGCATCACGTCTACCGACATGGCTGCGGTTGCGCCTGATTGGGCTGCTTTCCGTGCTGAGGTAATTTCCTTCATGGAAGCCAATGCGATCACTGATCCGTCGCAGGTCAAGCTGGCATTCCCGCCTGCTATCTGGGGCGAAATGGATGACGCGCTTATTTCTGGCACAGCGGTTTCCGAACTCGACCGCATGACCAAGCATGGCGTGTCCCCGGTTCTGGCAAACCAACTCACCGCCGGTAGCGCGATCCTGACCACCACCGTTAACGGCGTGGCACCGGCCTTTGTGGGCATGTGGGGCGCGGTTGATATGATCCGCGATCCATACACGCGAGCCGCTTCGGGGCAATTGGTTCTGACCGGCCTAGTCACTGCTGACGTGACCGTGGCGCGTGGGCTGCAAACCCGCATTCTGACGAACTTCGCGTAA
- a CDS encoding terminase large subunit domain-containing protein — MSGRPSKQASEALRFFKKLKVSVGKSAGKPVKLAGYQKDFIKGALKSDVSIACLSIGRGNGKTALSAGIALGYLMGEIDPQPKPEIIFAARNRDQARIAFQFVCDYIDGLDEDEQENFIIRRGSKLEVEYIPNGGLARCIAADGKSILGGAPTCAILDERAAWEKDKGDNLENAILSGLGKRDGRAFIISTSAPDDANTFSQWLDQPPPGTYVQEHRPAPGLPADDLESLLIANPGAVEGIGSSPEWLLSQAERAIARGGSALSSLRNLNRNERVASDDRSVLVTTDEWLAAEVDIDDLPPREGPCVLGVDLGGSRSMSAAALYWPETGRLEAVGAFPSVPSLANRGASDGVSDRYEQMHSRGELTTLGDTTVPVGPWLAQVVALADGQGISCICGDRFRHAEFVEAMRAAGLDRVPFIERGFGWKDGAEDIERFRRALFEGKVRTVPSLLLRSAFADAITLVDPAGNHKLAKARSLGRIDAAAASVVAVAEGVRMTAKPTAKAPRFAWA, encoded by the coding sequence ATGAGCGGTAGGCCAAGTAAACAAGCGTCTGAGGCGCTGCGGTTCTTCAAAAAGCTGAAGGTTAGTGTCGGTAAATCGGCTGGGAAACCTGTTAAGCTTGCCGGATACCAGAAAGATTTTATCAAAGGCGCATTGAAATCTGACGTTTCTATTGCGTGTCTTTCTATTGGCCGGGGCAATGGTAAAACGGCATTGAGTGCTGGCATTGCTCTCGGTTATCTCATGGGTGAGATTGATCCCCAGCCAAAGCCCGAGATTATCTTTGCCGCCCGAAACAGAGATCAGGCACGAATCGCGTTTCAATTCGTCTGCGATTACATTGACGGGCTGGACGAGGATGAACAAGAGAACTTCATAATTCGTCGCGGTTCCAAGCTTGAGGTGGAATACATCCCTAATGGCGGTCTCGCTCGCTGTATTGCGGCTGATGGTAAATCAATTCTTGGCGGCGCTCCAACATGCGCCATACTGGACGAGAGAGCGGCTTGGGAAAAAGACAAGGGCGACAATCTGGAAAACGCCATTCTGTCCGGTCTGGGTAAGCGTGATGGCAGGGCGTTCATTATCAGCACATCTGCGCCGGATGATGCGAATACATTCTCACAGTGGTTAGATCAGCCACCACCGGGAACCTACGTGCAGGAGCACAGACCAGCACCCGGTCTTCCCGCCGACGATCTTGAAAGCCTCCTGATTGCCAACCCCGGAGCCGTGGAGGGCATTGGCTCATCCCCTGAATGGCTGCTGTCTCAAGCCGAGCGAGCGATTGCCCGTGGTGGATCGGCGCTGTCCAGCCTCCGAAACTTGAACCGTAATGAGCGCGTCGCGAGTGATGATCGGTCGGTGCTGGTAACAACCGATGAATGGCTTGCTGCTGAGGTGGATATTGACGATCTGCCACCGCGTGAAGGTCCGTGCGTTCTAGGCGTCGATCTGGGCGGTTCACGTAGCATGTCGGCTGCGGCACTGTATTGGCCCGAGACGGGGCGTTTGGAAGCCGTGGGTGCTTTCCCGTCCGTGCCTTCTCTCGCCAATCGTGGGGCGTCTGACGGTGTGTCTGACCGCTATGAACAGATGCACAGCCGGGGGGAACTAACGACGCTTGGAGACACTACCGTTCCGGTTGGTCCGTGGCTTGCTCAGGTGGTGGCGTTGGCCGATGGTCAGGGGATCAGTTGCATCTGCGGTGACAGGTTCCGCCACGCCGAGTTTGTGGAAGCCATGCGGGCCGCTGGTCTCGACCGGGTGCCGTTCATTGAACGGGGTTTCGGGTGGAAAGACGGGGCCGAAGACATTGAGAGATTCCGTAGGGCGCTTTTCGAAGGAAAGGTGCGCACGGTCCCTTCCCTGTTGCTGCGCTCTGCGTTCGCTGACGCTATCACGCTGGTTGATCCTGCTGGAAACCACAAACTGGCAAAGGCGCGCTCACTGGGCCGTATCGACGCTGCTGCGGCATCTGTGGTCGCTGTGGCAGAGGGTGTGCGCATGACGGCCAAGCCAACGGCAAAGGCACCGCGTTTTGCGTGGGCGTAG
- a CDS encoding HK97 family phage prohead protease: MEAPIYNGGLELRAAGDGSRRLSGRFPYRSRATIHSGGNGRRPRKEEFAPGAFQFSIDDPDRDQHILIGHSFDKPLASKKAGTLLFNDTNEALLFEAIITGEMQETSWWKDFAASFSAGLMIGISPGFRIPPPEAVEDAEEVTEEDPEEGNALIRTIFAAVLFEMSIVTRPAYDETSLDLRQSQELILPKPKLHSSMRWR, encoded by the coding sequence ATGGAAGCGCCTATTTATAACGGCGGTCTTGAACTTCGGGCGGCGGGTGATGGTTCCCGCCGCCTGTCGGGGCGGTTCCCTTATCGGTCCCGTGCCACGATCCATAGCGGTGGCAATGGACGTCGCCCACGGAAAGAAGAATTTGCGCCGGGTGCATTTCAGTTTTCAATTGATGATCCTGACCGCGATCAGCATATCCTGATTGGGCACAGTTTTGACAAACCCCTCGCCAGCAAAAAGGCCGGAACGCTTCTGTTTAATGACACCAATGAGGCATTGCTTTTCGAGGCAATTATTACCGGGGAAATGCAGGAAACAAGCTGGTGGAAAGACTTTGCCGCTTCTTTTTCTGCCGGTCTCATGATTGGTATTAGCCCCGGCTTTCGTATTCCCCCGCCCGAAGCTGTCGAGGATGCGGAGGAAGTAACCGAAGAAGACCCGGAAGAAGGCAATGCGCTAATTCGCACTATCTTTGCGGCGGTGCTTTTCGAGATGAGCATTGTTACCCGCCCGGCGTATGACGAAACGTCGCTCGATCTTCGCCAATCTCAGGAATTGATTTTGCCAAAACCCAAACTGCATTCCAGCATGAGGTGGCGCTAA
- a CDS encoding ATP-binding protein — MNFAWLKRYMPRGLYGRALLILVLPVVTVQLVVSVVFIQRHFEGVTRQMTLGTIAELEYLIDQVNLAPDLDTAKRAADSLSQRLDLNATLPVQLHDADRRHLYDLSGRIVIKTLHDRIDPIQAIDLIENYREVRMDAVTDHGAMLIVLPRQRVSASNPHQLLVLMIFTSFLMTLIAYLFLRNQLRPIKRLADASEAFGKGRHVKYKPAGAREVRSAGQAFLDMRNRIERQIEQRTLMLSGVSHDLRTPLTRMKLALSMQDETDDTADMMKDVEDMQRLVDEFLSFARGDALEEAIPTDAAALAAEVVEMATRAGQDVSLGHVAEAGEAMLRPQALTRALENLIGNAVRYGTKARVSVETTPRTIKFLVEDDGPGIDDALVDQAVKPFARLDPSRNQNKSSGVGLGLSIATDIARSHGGSLTLRRSADLGGLSAELLIMR, encoded by the coding sequence ATGAACTTCGCCTGGCTCAAACGCTATATGCCCCGTGGCCTGTACGGTCGCGCCCTTCTGATACTGGTGTTGCCGGTCGTCACGGTCCAACTTGTCGTGTCGGTCGTGTTTATCCAGCGACATTTCGAAGGTGTCACGCGGCAGATGACACTCGGCACCATCGCCGAACTCGAATACCTGATCGATCAGGTCAATCTGGCACCAGATCTGGACACTGCCAAACGGGCTGCAGATTCCCTCAGCCAAAGGCTCGATCTGAACGCCACCCTTCCCGTCCAGTTACATGATGCGGATCGCCGACATCTTTACGATTTATCCGGCCGAATCGTCATCAAGACACTGCATGACCGGATAGACCCCATCCAGGCCATCGACCTGATCGAGAACTACCGCGAGGTGCGCATGGATGCCGTGACGGATCATGGCGCCATGCTGATCGTGTTGCCTCGACAAAGGGTGTCGGCGTCCAACCCGCACCAGTTGCTGGTACTGATGATCTTCACCAGTTTTCTGATGACGCTGATCGCCTATCTGTTTCTGCGCAACCAGTTGCGGCCCATCAAGCGGCTGGCCGATGCGTCCGAGGCTTTCGGCAAGGGCCGGCACGTCAAGTATAAACCGGCCGGTGCGCGCGAAGTGCGATCTGCCGGGCAGGCGTTTCTGGATATGCGCAACCGGATCGAACGGCAGATCGAACAACGGACACTAATGCTGTCCGGTGTCAGCCACGACTTGCGAACCCCTCTTACACGCATGAAGCTGGCACTATCGATGCAGGACGAAACCGACGACACCGCCGACATGATGAAAGATGTCGAGGACATGCAACGCCTCGTCGATGAATTCCTGAGCTTTGCACGGGGCGACGCGCTGGAAGAGGCCATCCCGACCGATGCTGCCGCCTTGGCCGCGGAAGTCGTCGAGATGGCCACACGTGCCGGACAGGATGTATCCCTTGGTCATGTCGCGGAAGCGGGCGAGGCCATGCTGCGACCGCAGGCACTAACACGTGCTTTAGAAAACCTGATCGGAAATGCGGTGCGCTATGGCACCAAGGCACGCGTGTCTGTTGAAACCACTCCGCGCACCATCAAGTTTCTGGTCGAAGACGATGGTCCCGGAATCGACGACGCCCTCGTCGATCAGGCGGTCAAACCATTTGCGCGGCTCGATCCATCCCGCAACCAGAACAAAAGTTCCGGCGTGGGGTTGGGCTTGTCCATCGCTACCGACATCGCGCGCAGCCATGGCGGCTCGCTGACCCTGCGGCGCAGTGCGGATCTCGGCGGGTTGTCGGCAGAGCTATTGATTATGCGCTGA